Within Pseudomonadota bacterium, the genomic segment ACGCAGGGAAAGCCAGCTGCAATCGGCCTCCGGATAATAATGCAGAACCTTAAAGTTAGTCCGGGCCGCTTTACCGCCTCGAGAAACCACCGCCATCTTCTGGCGCTGCCGAGGATGGCGTCCGATAGCTGAGGCGAAAAAACCGCGCAACGGCAGCAACCGGCCATAAACCAAAGCGCGATATTCCCTGACAATACTGTGCGCTTTAAACTGCTCGGCCAGCCCCTGATGGGTTGCATCGTCCTTGGCCACCACCAGCAAGCCCGAAGTATCCCGATCCAGACGATGGACAATCCCCGGCCGCTGCACCCCGCCGATTCCAGCCAGATCATGACAGTGATACAGCAGGGCGTTGACCAAGGTACCGTCGGGGTTGCCCGCCGCCGGATGAACAACCATTCCGGCCGCTTTATTGACCACCAACAGAAAAGGATCCTCGAAAACGATCTCCAGAGGCAGGCATTGGGCCTGCATTGACAAGGGAATCGGCGCCGGAATCCGCAGGCTGATCCTGTCGCCGGTCTTGAGTTGACATGAAATTTTTGCCGGTGCCCCGTTGACCAGGACCGCTCCGCAACGAACCAGACTCTGAAGACGACTGCGGGAAAGTTCCGGCCGGCTTTCGACCAGGAACTGATCCAGACGACAACGTTCTAAAGCGGCATAAAAAAAATCAACGACCGGCAAGGATGCGAAATTTTCCGGGATTTCCATTCAGTCAACTTTGGTTTCCAGTTTCTGACTCAGTTTAGACAGCAGCAACTGAGCCTCGGGAAAGTCATTTTTCAAGGTCAGCGCCCTTTCCAGCATGGTCACAGCCTCACTCCAGGCTTTCTTGTCGATCAGGGCACGGGCCATATTGAAGAGCAAAACCGGATCCTGATCACTAATCTCCAGGGCTTTGCGATAGCTGTCCAAAGCCTGGTCAAACATCTTCATCCGACGCAGATCAATGCCGAACTCGTTAAAAACATGCTTGTTTTCTTCCTCAAAAAGAGCATCGATATGGGTGATCTTTTCGAGGATTTCCCGGGCCTGATCATCTTCGCCCTTCTCCAAATGGAGTTTGGCCAACCCGTAATTGGCCCTGACATGGTCTTCATCCAGCTTTAAGGTACACTGAAATTCAAACTCGGCACTGTTATACTCCTTGCGCCGCAGATGAAGATTGCCCTGCGAAGCATGACGGTCAGCCTTTTCCTTAATCCGCTGTTCAAACCGCGCACTCTTATTGGGGGAAACAAAGTCCGGTTTGGGCTGACAGCGCTGGAAAAAAACATCCCGTTCCACAATTTCGGTAATGCTGGTCGGCTGCCCCGCCATATTTAAAAGACTCAAGCGAATCTCACCCGATGCCAATTCTTCGGCAAAATAGATATTTTCTCCGGTCGTCGATCGTTTTGTGGCTCCGGTTCCCAGAGAAATCTTAACCGTCTCACCGAAATAACCATTGATTTTCCCCTGATTGGCTTCCGCCACCTCAATTTTATTTTTTCCCTCATCCGTCATCTGGCTCATCCTCTTTGGGTCCGCGCTCCGCGGCAATGACCGTCCACAACTCGCGCACAACTTGTTCTTGCCATTTATGCAGGAAACAGTTATGTAATTCAAGTGACGAATCAGAATCTTACTCTAATCTAAAAAAAAATCCAACCATGAATTCCTCCAAGCCGGAAAAACGAGCCCAAGTCTGCGAGTTCTGCCAAGTTATCCTGCAGAACCTGCCTTACGGCATCATTATCTGCAACCATTACGGGGAAATCATTTTCGCCAACCAGCTAGCCGCCTTCATGCTGCGCCGAAAGCAGTTGATGGGA encodes:
- a CDS encoding RluA family pseudouridine synthase; amino-acid sequence: MEIPENFASLPVVDFFYAALERCRLDQFLVESRPELSRSRLQSLVRCGAVLVNGAPAKISCQLKTGDRISLRIPAPIPLSMQAQCLPLEIVFEDPFLLVVNKAAGMVVHPAAGNPDGTLVNALLYHCHDLAGIGGVQRPGIVHRLDRDTSGLLVVAKDDATHQGLAEQFKAHSIVREYRALVYGRLLPLRGFFASAIGRHPRQRQKMAVVSRGGKAARTNFKVLHYYPEADCSWLSLRLETGRTHQIRVHLSEAGFPLVGDQTYCRKGVKKKSCLAPAGALLTAFSRQALHAGRLGFCHPQTGAYLEFKSPPPADLETLLQALGDLGAKTENRSGLSFQA
- a CDS encoding tetratricopeptide repeat protein → MSQMTDEGKNKIEVAEANQGKINGYFGETVKISLGTGATKRSTTGENIYFAEELASGEIRLSLLNMAGQPTSITEIVERDVFFQRCQPKPDFVSPNKSARFEQRIKEKADRHASQGNLHLRRKEYNSAEFEFQCTLKLDEDHVRANYGLAKLHLEKGEDDQAREILEKITHIDALFEEENKHVFNEFGIDLRRMKMFDQALDSYRKALEISDQDPVLLFNMARALIDKKAWSEAVTMLERALTLKNDFPEAQLLLSKLSQKLETKVD